A genome region from Chiroxiphia lanceolata isolate bChiLan1 chromosome 5, bChiLan1.pri, whole genome shotgun sequence includes the following:
- the LOC116787693 gene encoding osteocalcin-like, whose amino-acid sequence MRSLLALLIVTLALAALCCCEKDPKEPSGSLSADSIKIKKEVANAFVKRQKRSSLYERYFEYYKNPMEQMHERCENYPPCDYLSDQIGFSLAYNRFFGRY is encoded by the exons ATGAGGAgtctgctggcactgctgattGTGACTCTGGCCCTGGCAGCACTCTGTTGTTGCGAGAAAG ATCCCAAAGAGCCTTCAGGATCTCTCAGCGCTGACA GCatcaagattaaaaaagaagttgcCAATGCCTTTGTGAAGAGGCAGAAGAGATCCAGCCTCTATGAACG GTACTTCGAGTATTATAAAAATCCAATGGAGCAGATGCATGAGCGCTGTGAAAACTATCCCCCCTGTGACTATCTCTCTGACCAAATAGGATTTTCCTTGGCCTACAACCGTTTCTTTGGGAGATACTAA